A region of the Pseudoprevotella muciniphila genome:
ATGGGAAAGTTTTTGTACAACGTACCGTAAGCAACAATCAACCAGCACAGGTTACTATAGACCCAAGCCCAAAGAAAAGTGAGTTGGATAAAAAAAATCCATACGCTTTTTTGACGATGTATAAGAAAGGCTATAAATTGTCAATCGATGAGAATGTGTCCTATCAAGGAATGACATGTAAGGAAGTACACTTCGTATCGAAACAATCTGCTGCAGAAATACAGGAAATGTACGCGGCATTCGATGCTAACTTAAATCCCGTGTCCATACGCTTGCGTCAAGGTAAATATAATTGGATAAGAATTCGTGTCAGCAATTTTAAAGCAGGTACTTCTATTCCCGATAAGGTCTTCCACTATGATGAGATTGAAGGAAAGAATAAAGGAGACATAGTTACACGATATTAGCCTCATTCTCCAAACCTATTAGTTCTTAATCGCGAAACTCTGAATTTCAAATACTTTTCTCTTCTTCAGAGAATTCATACCTAAATAATAGAATTACAAATATGATAAAATGCCTCATACTCGGTTCTGGTCCTGCAGGTTATACTGCTGCAATTTATGCAGGTAGGGCAGGGCTGACCCCTGTTGTTTACGAAGGGTTGCAACCCGGCGGACAACTCACAACTACCACCGAAATAGAAAATTTTCCGGGATATCCCGAAGGTGTGGATGCCAATGTCATGATGGCAGACCTTCGGAAACAAGCCGAAAGGTATGGAGCGGAAGTGCGATCGGGTATCGCTGTGAAAGTTAATCTCGATAAGGCACCCTACAAAGTGGAATTCGATGACGGAACGTCCGAAGAATGCCATACACTTATCATTGCTACCGGAGCAGTAGCAAAATATCTCGGACTTGCTGACGAAGAAAAATATCGTGGTGAAGGTGTCAGTGCCTGTGCCACATGCGACGGCTTCTTCTATCGAAATAAGCAGGTCGCTGTTGTAGGTGGTGGCGATACTGCATGTGAAGAAGCATCATACCTTGCCGGACTGGCATCAAAAGTTTATATGATTGTCCGCAAACCGTTCCTTCGTGCTTCAAAAGCCATGCAGGAAAAGGTGTTCAACAATCCTAAAATAGAAGTGCTCTTCGAAACTAATACAAAAGGACTCTTTGGAGAGAACGGAGTTGAAGGCGCACATCTTATTTACAAGAAAGGAAGCCCTGAAGAAAAAGAATTGGATATAGCCATCGACGGCTTCTTCCTCGCAATAGGCCACAAACCCAACAGCGACCTCTTCAAGCCTTGGATAAAAACTGACGAGCAAGGGTATATCATTACTCAAGACGGTCGGCCCAACACTGACGTCCCGGGAGTGTTCGCTGCTGGGGACGTTGCAGACCCGCACTACCGTCAGGCCATCACAGCTGCAGCAAGCGGTTGCAAAGCTGCTCTCGAAGCTGAGAGATACCTCGCGGAGAAAGGTATTAAATAAGATAGTTCCCGAAGAGAATTAATACAGTTAAGGGGTGTTCTGTGATTTTTTATGGAACACCCTTAATTTCTATATACAAAAATCTTTTGCAATTTTGAAAATTTCCACTATTTTTGTCATCGTAAATAATAGATCATAGTTATGTTTATTATCGGAATTGCAGGTGGTACAGGGTCGGGTAAGACCACTGTAGTAAAAAAAATAGTAGAAGAAATTCCTGGTGCAAAGGTTTCTGTCATCCCACAAGATTCCTACTACAAAGCCGCAGAACCGGGAGTGCCGCTCGAAGTGCTGCAACAGAAAAACTTCGACCATCCTGATGCCTTCGACTGGGACTTACTCTTTCAGCAAGTGAATGATCTGAGAAATGGAAAGTCGATAGAACAACCCACTTATTCTTTCCTAAAGTGCGACAGACTTCCTGAAACGATACGCGTGGAGCCTACGAACGTTATAATCGTCGAAGGAATCATGGCGCTCTATCGCAAAGAACTTCGTGATTTAATGGATCTGAAAATCTTCGTAGATGCAGACCCCGATGAGCGACTGATACGCGTCATAGAGCGTGATGTCATAGAGCGTGGCAAGACTGCACGCGAAGTGATGTCAAAGTACAGACGTGTCCTCAAACCCATGCACCGCCAGTTCATAGAACCCACGAAGGAATATGCCGACCTCATCATTCCGCAAGGCGGAAACAATATCAAGGCTATCAACATCATGAGGGCATATATCAGAAAGAAGATGCACGAGGAAGAGTAGTTCAAGGTACAACAGTCCTTTAGTGGGGTGTGTAAGAATTCATGAAGTTACTCGGCTTTCGCGAGTGATTGTTTTTCAAGTTATCAAGAATTTGAGAATTTGAGACGTGTTGTTGAGCGTATGCGAAAATTTGAGAATATAGATATGTGCTCGCGTCTTGAATAATTCTTGAATTCTTGAAAAAATATCAATCTGAAATAACATCAAGTTTCTTCTTCTTCTTCTTCTTCTTCTCTGAGAAAGTCGGGTAATGCTTTGCGTATGGAGTCGGACTTTCTATAGACACTTGATTTGCTATAATCTGTAACAGCCATTATCTGTGGATTTGTCATACCTGCCTTGAGCAAATATGCTATACGGATTTTGTCTTCTGTAGGTTTCTTGATCCTTTCCAGCACTGCATGCCTGAAGTCAGGATGGAGACCGTCAATGGCGGAAAAGAGCGATTGCCAATCTTCATCGTTTACTTTGTCTTTTCCCTCTGATGCAAGCAGGAATTTCTCTATGATTTCTCCGCCGTTCTCTTTCAGTTTTTTTGTATAAGCCACCTGATACAGTGTCTCGTTCTGAATGGCTTTCTCCTTCAGCATCTCATCCTTTTCCTGAAGTTGTTGGCTCTGTTCTTCTATCAGGTCGGCTTTGTCCCTTATTTCAGTATTCTTGTTCTTTATGATTTCTTTCTGCCTGTTGATTTTCTTTAAAGAATTCAACCTGTACCACTGGAAAATGATAATAAAAATGGCAACTATGGAAATAAAGCCTAAAATGGCTATGATCAAGTTGCGCTTCGCGTTCTCTGCGGCTTGATATGCCTTGGTCTCCTGTTCCTTGTCCCTGTGATAGATGTATTCGTTTCGGGCATTTAATGAGATTTCACGTTTCATGAATCGCTTTGATTCTTCTGCTGATTCTATATAGGCTCTGGCATATTTTTTTATACTATCATTATTATCTTTTTCTAATGAAATCATTAGAAGTCCTATGCTTGCATCTTCTTTATAAGAAGGATCTATTGGATTTTCGAATATATAAGACAAATTTATGTATGCCGAATCGAGTTTACCTGATTCTAAATAGAATACTCCCAAATTATGATGAAAAATCTCAGGTAATCTCTCTTTTGAAATGTTGAGTAATTTATTCTTGCAGAAAACAGCTTTTTCCTTTATGTTTTGTCTGAAATATGCCAAAGTCAATTCTGATAAAATATCAGAATGTTCTTCTTCAGAATGACTTTTAATTATTTCATTTAATGCAAAGTCTTGATATTTAATAGCATTAGCTGTATCATTCAATAATATATAGCAAGTAGCAACATCCATTATTCTCGTAGGACAAAGAAGCCTGGAGTTATTTCTTGCAATTTCAAATTCTTTTTTTGCCACCTCTAATGCCGCATTATAGTTATATTGAGCCTCATACAAACCTCTTAACTGTGAATAAGTATTTGCTAATAGAGTAGAATCTGGCGTATCGCATTGCAAGGACAAGTCTTCAGACTGAAGAAAGAAACTCACGGCACTGGGACTGTCGTGCAGGTCGCGATACACACTGGCAAGATAATAAGCGGCTTCAGCCTTTTCATTACCATTCCCGTTCTCCTGAAAGTAGTCATAAACGCGCTTTGCCGCCTTGTCGTTCTCAGGAATAATATCTGATTTGTCCTGCAAACGTATCTTTAGCAAGTCGTATTTCATCTGCACATATTCAGACTCACCTTTCATGCGGTCTGAAAGGTGTTCTAACTTCTTGAGTGCTGTTTCCGGAACACTGTCTCCCTCACGCTTGATGGTCTCCATATCACTCAGCAATGCATCGTTTCGGTTTCCGCACGACAATAAAAACAATGATGCGCTAAATGATATAATCAGGTATATGAATAGTCTGTATAGTTTCATCTGTAATCTTTCTTTGCTTTGAAAAAGCTACAAAAATAAATATTTTATTTCTTTCTACAAAGCAATTTTCGTTTCAAGTTGTTTCACTTTTTATAAATATTTTTAAATATTTTTCATCCGGTAGGTTATATATGTTTAATGTGTGGAATCAGGGGTATTTTGTAACCATCTGAATTTCAGTTTAATACAAAATAATTTTAAAAAGTGGAACAAGGTGGAACGACTTTTTCTTGGAGATTTATCTTCTAAAATTGAAACTTTACAACGAATTAAACAAACTTAAATTATGTATTTCAAAAAAATTATTTTATCTAAAGCGGTCATAGCTTTATCGTTGGGCTTTATGTCATTGGATGCTTATAGCCAAGTTAATGTGGATACTATTTCATTTAGTATTACAAATCCTATAGGTTATAGACCTCACAAACCAAAAAAAGCACCGGCTCATTATGTACTGCCAACTGTCTGTTATTATTCTGATGAAGCCAAACTTTCGTTTGATTCCGATGTAGCTGTGAGCATTGTTTATTCTGTCTTTGACCAAGACAACCAGGAATGTCTCGAAGGCGTTGCCAATGTGCAGCAAGATAATCCGTTCTTTGTTTCAGTATCAACTCTTCCGCAGGGAGATTATACTATAACAATACAGATAGGGCGTGCCCGGTTTGAAGGAGGTTTGTATATCGAAGAGTAGGTCATGATAATTCTGAAACTCTCAAATTCTTGATATAAAAAACCTGTTAAATTGGTTAAGATAACAAATAAAGACTTTAGATTTGAACGCAAAGCACTTTATAACATATCCGGTTCTCTTCCTTGCTTCTGCAATGCTGTTAACATATTGCAAGAATGGACAGAGTGAAGATGTCGTGCCGCTGACATGGACTTCCGGCAGTCATCATCTCATCATGAAGAACAAATATACTCATGAAGTGTATATAGATGCAGCCGCAGATACCTTGCAGTTCAACTATGTGGATGAATGTTATCATCTGTGTCCCTTTATCAAGCGCTTAGAGGAGCAAGACGGTTCTTTTGAATACACGCCATGTAAGAAAACCGTTCACAAAGCGCAGCGAAAATCGGCTGATTACATTATTGAAACGCACGAACAGCATATATCAAGACCTACGATAAAAGCAGATTTGAAGGACGGCACATTGACCATCTTTGTTCCAGAGAACGCAAGCGTCGCGCAAAGGAAAACCGTTTTGACCTTGGACGATGCTAAATATGGCATAGGCTGTCCCTCTCTGGGATATATAGTCATATATCAGGCAGGAAAACTGAAATAACAGAGTAAACAAATTTATAAAAATTTTATATTCAAACACCAAATCTTATAAAACAAATTTTATGGTAAAAAAACATCTATTACTTTTGTCGCTGATTTTAGGCGGCATTTCATTGGCAAGTTGTTCCAATGAAGACGAATTGACTGATTTTAATTCAATGAATGACGTTGTGCAGACAGAAAACTCTTCAGATACTGATTACCTGAAGTACAAGAGGACGCCGGAAGAAGCAGAGGACCTCGTGCTGGATTTCTTAAGCGAAGTCTCGGCACAGCAAGTTATGTCTTCCAAGAAGCGACTGCTGAAACAGGCAACTCCCAAAATAGCAAACGTGGAAGCCCTCAGCAAGTCTTCGTCTATGAAAAGAGGGAAACTGAAAGATATTGAGCCGGTCTCCGGAATAGACACATTGTTGTACATGGTTAACTTCACTGACGACAGTGGTTTTGCCATAGTTGCAGCCGACAAGCGCACCGACCCGCTTATTGCTTTCATTGATGAAGGCAATTTCAGTGCAGAAGACCTTGCCACGGAAGAAAATGAAGGTTTCCTCTTGGCTCTTGAGTCTGCAATAGATAATGAATTGGCTGATATAGAGGCATACAACGAGGATTCTGTTACGCAGACAAACCATTATCAACCTAAGCTCAAAGACCTGGACACCAAAGGCTGGACTATCAATACCATAAAGACTCCTTTACTTCAAACTAATTGGGGACAGGGTATACCTTATAATACTTATTGCCCTGAACTTCCGGATTATTATATCAATATTGGAAATCATGCAGCAACAGGTTGTGTTATTACAGCGTTGGCACAGATGCTTTCGTATTATCAGGTAGTTACAGAAGTGCCGTATGTGGCTTCTATTCCTCAGATACAAACTACCTTACATTGGAGTCAGATTATTCAAGATTCTCAAAATAATAATGGACACCTAAATAATACAACATCTCAATCGACAAATGAAGTTGCATGTTTAATGAGATATCTTGGTACATGTATTACGGTTGATTACGGAGTTACAAGCGGTGCTCAAAAAGAAGATGCTACAAATTTCCTTAAAGTTAAAGGACTTAATGTAAGCAAATGGGCAGACTTTAAGGAAAGTAGGATTATCAATACTTTATCCCAAAATTACATTATGTTTGGTTCTGGCTACGGAGAAAGAAAGAAAATTGCAGGCATCACGTACAAATACACGAAAGGTCACGTTTGGATTTATGATGGCTATCTTAATGCAACAAAAGATAACAACACCTTAAATATGGTTCATTGTAATTGGGGCTGGAACGGTACAAGAAATGGTTATTATTTCTGTAAAGTCTTCAACACCCGACTTGGCGGCGAAATTCCAGATGATGGAGATAATACTTACATAGAAAGTTTATATGATTTCAGATATAAATTTGAATACGCAATAGTTGCAAACAATTTATAATACAATTATGAGAAAAGTACATTTATTATCGATATCTATTATTCTTATAGCAATATCATTGTTTACATCGTGCAGCGATGATTACGGACTTCCTTCTGACCCTATAAAGTGGACATCTGGCACACATAGTATCAAGATGGCAGACAAATATAATCATCAAGTCTTTATTGACGCAGATGCCGATACATTACAATTTAATTGTGTAAACTATTCATATCCGCTCATTACTAATTTAACAGAACCTGATACAGCTTTTGAATACAGAATTGGTATTAGTTCGGATGCAGACATTCCAGAAAAAGCCTCTTATTTCTTTATGGACACTCACGAACAGCATATTGACAGGCCTGACCTAAAAGTCGAGCTTAAAGATAATATCCTGATCATAATTGTTGATAAGAATACGAGTCAAAACCAACGAGTCTATGGCCTTTCGTTTGAAAACTCTGAAGGTGGCTTTCCAAGTCTTGGATTTATTTGTGTCTTCCAAGCTGGAATGAAGCCGTAGAATTGATAAAACTCATCATTGTCGGTGTATTACGACTAATGCAAACAAAAAAGTGTGGCAATGCTTATTTTGCCACACTTTTTTAATTTAGTAGATGATTTGTTATTGCATCTCTTTGTCCTCAAACATGAATATTTCATCGTTGTTTTCATCAATAAATTTATATTCTAAAAAGGACAGGCTCTGATTGGGAATAATCTTAAATCCCAAACCGTAGCGGGCGTGCCACTTAATTTTCAGGCTGATAATGCCTTGATTGATGTAAGCAGCCACAAACGGATGTACGTGAAGTCGGAATTTCGTGATTCCAAGATGTTTGGTGAGCCTACGAATTTTTCCTTCCAAAACATCTGTAAAGAGGAGGCTCGACTTGATATGCCCTGTGCCTCCGCATGTAGGGCATGATTCTTCAACGGTGATGTCCGTTGCAGGACGAACGCGTTGGCGGGTAATCTGCATCAGGCCAAACTTGCTCAGAGGGAGTATGTTGTGCTTGGCACGGTCCTTCTGCATGTTTTCGCACATGCGTTCGTAAAGTTTCTGGCGGTGTTCGGCTTCGCTCATGTCAATGAAATCGACCACTATGATGCCGCCCATGTCGCGCAACCTCAACTGTCGCGCCAGTTCGTCGGCTGCACCGAGATTTACGTCAAGTGCATTTGTTTCTTGGCCATCCTCTGACTTTGAACGCTTGCCACTATTTACATCAACTACGTGAAGCGCTTCCGTGTGCTCAATAATTAAATATGCGCCATGTTTGTATGTAACAGATCTGCCCAATGAGGTCTTTATCTGCTTGGTAACTGAAAAATTGTCGAAAATTGGAACGTTGCCCTTGTAGTATTTGACAATTTCAGCGCAGTCCGGAGCAATAAGCGTTACATATTCCTTTACTTCGTTGAAAATCTTCTCATCGTTCACGTAGATGTTTTCAAACGATGGATTGAACAAATCCCGAAGTAACGCAACAGGGCGAGGCGTTTCTTCATAAATCAGAAGAGGACGCTCAACAGAACCTACCACCTTGCTGATGGATTCTTCCCAGCGTTTCAGCAGGATGCTGAATTCTGATTCGAGTTCTTCTGCACTTCTGTTTTCTGCAGAGGTGCGGATAATGACTCCGAAGTGTTCGGGCTTCACGCGACTGATTAACTGTTTGAGTCGGGCGCGCTCCGGACCTTTCTTGATTTTCGTAGATACCGAAATCTTGTTGCTCAAAGGCATGAGAACCAGATAACGACCTGCGAGTGACAATTCGCATGTCAGACGCGGACCTTTAGTCGAGATAGGCTCTTTCACAATCTGAACCAGTAATTCCTGACCAGTTCGAAGTGTTGTCTGAATGCTGCCTTCTTTCTCCAGGTCCGGCTCTTTGCCGACTTTAGACAATGGTAAGTTCTTGCCCTTGTCGAGTAGTTTCAGGTATTTTTCGTAGGCATGGAAATGCACTCCAAGATCCTGAAAATGAAGGAATGCATCCCGTTCGTAACCGACATTCACGAAACAAGCGTTCAAGCCCGGCATGATTTTCTTGACTTTTGCCAAATAGATGTTGCCTACAGAGAAATGCTCAGAACGTCCCTCTTTCTGGAATTCAACCAAACGCTTGTCTTCCAAAAGGGCTATCGAGATGTCCCGAGGCTGTACATCTACTATTACTTCGCTTGTCATTTGTGATGGTTAAACGTGGTGCTTACGCAGAACAGCAGAGATGGGATATAAGCAGTCTCTCGTACGCTAAGACACCTGATTAGTTATTCTTAAAGTGCCAATAACCCCGAAGGCATTATTGGCACATCATGTAGGCACAAGAATTTTATTACTTGTTCTTATGTCTGTTCTTGCGCAGTCTTTTTTTGCGCTTGTGCGTCGACATCTTGTGTCTTTTTTTCTTCTTTCCGCTTGGCATAGGTAAATGGTTTTATGATTAAAATATATTAAATGCTCTGAATGGTTTATTTCACTTTCTCTGCAAGCACCTGAGAGGGTTTGAAGGCTGCAATCTTGTGCTCGGGAATGTCTATTGCTACATTCTTTGATATGTTGCGACCTATCTTTCTTGCACGTGTTTTCAGGATGAAACTGCCAAAGCCGCGGAGATAAACGGGATTGCCGTTTATTAAAGATTCAGCCACAGTGCTGGTGAATGCTTCAACACAACTGATGACTACGTTCTTTTCAACGCCCGTCTTTCTTGCAATTTCATTAACAATGTCTGATTTAGTCATTTTTTCTATTCTTTTTTTAATTGTTATTCTAAAACGGATGCAAAATTATGATTTTCAAATGAAAAGGCAAAATCTTATGGTGATTTTTATCGACAAAATCTGAAAAATGTCACCTTTCTATCTGTCCAATCTCATCTTTTCTATCCTGCGAACATGCCTGCCACCTTCGAAAGACGTGTTGAAAAACTCATCCAAACATGCTTTGGCTGTTTCTTCAGACATGTATCGGCCGGGCAGTACGAGTATATTGGCATCGTTGTGCAGGCGTGCCATGTGTGCTATCTCTGGTTGCCAGACCAATGCGGCGCGAATGCCTTGGTGCTTGTTCAGCGTCATTGAGATACCCTCGCCGGAGCCGCAAATGCCTATGCCACAGTTGCATTCACCATTCTCTATACCTTCAGCCAATTTATGAGCAAAGTCGGGATAATCGCAACTCTCTTCATTGTAACAGCCGTAATCGGTAAAAGTTAAACCCGCTCCCTGAAGATATTGTTTCACATACTGTTTCATGGCGAAACCGGCGTGGTCGCTTGCCAAACCTATGGGCAATGCTTTTGTCATATCGTTTATGTTGTTCAAAATGTTATTGTTCAAGATATGCCTTTATTTCCTTATAGATGTTTTCCGGTGTATATCCCAGTTTTTCGTCCAGCACTTTGAATGGAGCAGAATAACCGAAGGTGTCGAGCCCATGAATGTAGCCGTTGTTACCTACAAGTCCTGCCAAAGTAACGGGAAGACCGGATGTCAGACCGAAGATCTTGGCATCTGATGGAAGCACCTCGTTTTGATAGACTTCGCTTTGACGTCTGAACAGACCTTCTGAGGGGCAACTTACTACACGGTACTTGATGCCGTCTTTCTTCAGCAATTCGCCTGCACCTACAAGAGTGCTGATTTCTGAACCTGAACCTACAAGTATAACGTCAGGATTAGCCTCTTCAATGACGGCGTATGCGCCTTTGGAGAAACCTTCGTAACTTGAGCCGGGAGGAAGGTCGTCAATATTCTGGCGACTGAATATCAATGCAGTAGGAGTGTCGAAATTGTTCATCGCCATTTCCCACGCCTTTGTAGTTGCATGCACATCGCAAGGACGGAAAACGCGTACGCTGTCGTTACCGCTATGGTTCTTCAGTTTTTCCATCAAGCGTATCTGAGCCTCTTGCTCAACAGGCTCGTGAGTAGGCCCGTCTTCGCCTACGCGGAAGGCATCGTGCGTCCAGATGAACTTCACCGGCACCTCCATAAGTGCAGCCATGCGTATTGCTGGCTTCATGTAGTCCGAGAAAACGAAAAATGTACCCATGGCTGAAATAATTCCGCCGTGGAGCATTGCACCGATGCAGACACAAGCCATGGTCAGTTCTGAAACGCCTGCCTGAAGAAAACCGCCTGCGAAGTTGTCGCGGGTAATCGTACTGCTGTGGGCAAGAAAACCATCTGTCTTGTCGGAATTACAGAGGTCTGCAGAAGAGACTATCATATTAGGCACATATTCCGAAAGCATCTGAAGACACACTTTGGAACCTTGACGGGTGGGTTGGTTGGGCTTTTGCTGAATCTTGTCCCAAGGCAGTTCCGGAAGGCGGTTATGGAACCAATCATCGAGCAGTTTGGCTTTCTCCGGATTTGCAGCAGCCCAGGCTGCTTCTTCCTTACGGTATTCTGCCACGACAGCCTCCAGTTCTGCCTTGCGATTGGCATAGAGTGCGGCTGTCTCCTCACTGACAACAAAAGGATTGTCCGGGTCGCCACCAAGGTTGCGAATGGTATTTTCGTATGCACCGGGACCTAAAGGCGCACCATGTGTACCGCAATTATTTTCATAACTTGTGCCGTCTGCTTTTATCGCGCCCTTACCCATGACGCAATGGCCGATAATGAGAGTGGGGCGGTCTGTCTCTTTCTTTGCTGTTTCGAGGGCCTCACGGATTTGTTCTGCATCGTTGCCGTCAATCTCGAGCACATTCCAGTTCCAGGAACGGTATTTCGCTGCCGTGTCCTCTGAAATGACATCTTTTGTCGCAGTGGATAGTTGGATGTCATTGGCATCGAAGAACATAATCAGGTTGTTCAGACCCAAGTGCCCTGCCATGCGTCCGGCACCTTGAGAGATCTCCTCCTGCACACCACCGTCTGATATGTAGGAATATATCCTCTCTCGTTCAAAACCCGGATTGCCGGTGCGCGCATAAAGCAGTTTGGCTGCAAGAGCAGCGCCTACTGCGTATGTGTGTCCCTGCCCCAAGGGACCGGAAGTGTTTTCTATACCGCGAGATATGTTGCGTTCCGGATGACCTGGAGTCGGGGAACCCCATTGACGGAAATTCTTCAGGTCGTCCATAGTAAAGAAACCGCAGAGCATCAATACTGAATAGAGCATTGGCGACATGTGCCCCGGATCAAGAAAGAAACGGTCGCGGCACATCCATTCATGGTCTGACGGGTCGTAAATGAGATGCTCGCTATAGAGGGCATTGCAAAAATCTGCGCCACCCATGGCACCTCCCGGATGACCTGATTTAGCCTTTTCTACCATCGCTGCTGCTATGATACGAATATTGTCTGCAGCCGTATTCATCTGTATCTTGGAATTTTTCATCTTATGAATGTTTGTCCGGATTATTACGAAAAAAATACTAATTGTCGATGCAGAAGTCTCAACAAATCAATATGTCAGGACTATTCCCAAAAATGAAAGAATCGGGTGCATCCTAACGCAATGCAAAATTACGAACAGAAACGTGTTGAGGCAAATTTTTTATGAATTTTGTTACGCACAAACGCAAGTTGCCATGCTGTCTTGCCTGGTGAACACTCTTTCTATGTTTTGTGAGACTCGGAATCTTCGATAGTAAGTTTTCTGACTTGAATCTTGCTGATGCGGTGAGAATCTACAGCAAAAACTTCAAACGAAAGACCGCCATATTCACAGCGTTGATGGGGCTTAGGAAATGCGTTGAACAATGTCAGAACCATCCCTGCCACAGTTTCAGAGTCGCGGGCAATGGTTTCAAAGTCGCGCTCATCAAGGTCTAATGCCTCATAGAAGTCTGCCAAGGCTGTCTTGCCCTCAACAATGAATTCTGTATCGTTAATCTTTATGATATTGCGTTCTTCTTCATCAAATTCATCGTTAATTTCGCCAACAATTTCTTCAAGGAGGTCTTCCATTGTTACTATGCCCGACATGCTGCCATATTCATCCACAACAATCGCAATGTGTACTTTCTCCTTCTGAAACTCACGGAGCAGGTCGTCAACCATCTTGCTTTCTGGCACAAAATAAGGTTGTCGAATAAGCCGCTTCCAGTTGAAGTCGTCATTTTCTTTCAAATAGGGCAGGAGGTCCTTCACATAAAGGATGCCTTTGATTCGGTCCGAAGAGTCTTCATATACCGGAATGCGAGAAAAATTTTCAGAAACTATGCAGGAAAGCACATCTTTATATCCGGCATTTACGCTCACACTCACAACGTCAACTCGAGGCGTCATTACTTCGTCAACAGTAGTGGTGCCAAAGTGGAGTATGCTCTTTAGCATATCCTTCTCAACATTTGTTTTCTCGCCCCCACGAGTTTCTATCACGTGTTCAATATTTTCTATAGTGTCGTTTTCATCTGTTTTGTCAGAACGTATACTTTTGCGAGTAATGAATGGGGAAACAATACGAAGCAGGATATGGGTTAATGTCGATATTTTAGAAATGAATTTTAGTGCGTAAGGGGCTGCCATGCGTTGTGGAAGGATGTTTGCTGCAGCAATGACGAAAGCGACGCCGATTAAAGTCCATACTAAGTGTTTGTCGAGGTTGAAATACGGCACAACCTTCCACACAAATACGAAGATAAAAATGCAGAGAAACAACATGCGGTAGATAATAATGGCTTGTCGTAAC
Encoded here:
- the udk gene encoding uridine kinase — translated: MFIIGIAGGTGSGKTTVVKKIVEEIPGAKVSVIPQDSYYKAAEPGVPLEVLQQKNFDHPDAFDWDLLFQQVNDLRNGKSIEQPTYSFLKCDRLPETIRVEPTNVIIVEGIMALYRKELRDLMDLKIFVDADPDERLIRVIERDVIERGKTAREVMSKYRRVLKPMHRQFIEPTKEYADLIIPQGGNNIKAINIMRAYIRKKMHEEE
- a CDS encoding tetratricopeptide repeat protein, producing MKLYRLFIYLIISFSASLFLLSCGNRNDALLSDMETIKREGDSVPETALKKLEHLSDRMKGESEYVQMKYDLLKIRLQDKSDIIPENDKAAKRVYDYFQENGNGNEKAEAAYYLASVYRDLHDSPSAVSFFLQSEDLSLQCDTPDSTLLANTYSQLRGLYEAQYNYNAALEVAKKEFEIARNNSRLLCPTRIMDVATCYILLNDTANAIKYQDFALNEIIKSHSEEEHSDILSELTLAYFRQNIKEKAVFCKNKLLNISKERLPEIFHHNLGVFYLESGKLDSAYINLSYIFENPIDPSYKEDASIGLLMISLEKDNNDSIKKYARAYIESAEESKRFMKREISLNARNEYIYHRDKEQETKAYQAAENAKRNLIIAILGFISIVAIFIIIFQWYRLNSLKKINRQKEIIKNKNTEIRDKADLIEEQSQQLQEKDEMLKEKAIQNETLYQVAYTKKLKENGGEIIEKFLLASEGKDKVNDEDWQSLFSAIDGLHPDFRHAVLERIKKPTEDKIRIAYLLKAGMTNPQIMAVTDYSKSSVYRKSDSIRKALPDFLREEEEEEEET
- a CDS encoding C10 family peptidase, translating into MVKKHLLLLSLILGGISLASCSNEDELTDFNSMNDVVQTENSSDTDYLKYKRTPEEAEDLVLDFLSEVSAQQVMSSKKRLLKQATPKIANVEALSKSSSMKRGKLKDIEPVSGIDTLLYMVNFTDDSGFAIVAADKRTDPLIAFIDEGNFSAEDLATEENEGFLLALESAIDNELADIEAYNEDSVTQTNHYQPKLKDLDTKGWTINTIKTPLLQTNWGQGIPYNTYCPELPDYYINIGNHAATGCVITALAQMLSYYQVVTEVPYVASIPQIQTTLHWSQIIQDSQNNNGHLNNTTSQSTNEVACLMRYLGTCITVDYGVTSGAQKEDATNFLKVKGLNVSKWADFKESRIINTLSQNYIMFGSGYGERKKIAGITYKYTKGHVWIYDGYLNATKDNNTLNMVHCNWGWNGTRNGYYFCKVFNTRLGGEIPDDGDNTYIESLYDFRYKFEYAIVANNL
- a CDS encoding Rne/Rng family ribonuclease, yielding MTSEVIVDVQPRDISIALLEDKRLVEFQKEGRSEHFSVGNIYLAKVKKIMPGLNACFVNVGYERDAFLHFQDLGVHFHAYEKYLKLLDKGKNLPLSKVGKEPDLEKEGSIQTTLRTGQELLVQIVKEPISTKGPRLTCELSLAGRYLVLMPLSNKISVSTKIKKGPERARLKQLISRVKPEHFGVIIRTSAENRSAEELESEFSILLKRWEESISKVVGSVERPLLIYEETPRPVALLRDLFNPSFENIYVNDEKIFNEVKEYVTLIAPDCAEIVKYYKGNVPIFDNFSVTKQIKTSLGRSVTYKHGAYLIIEHTEALHVVDVNSGKRSKSEDGQETNALDVNLGAADELARQLRLRDMGGIIVVDFIDMSEAEHRQKLYERMCENMQKDRAKHNILPLSKFGLMQITRQRVRPATDITVEESCPTCGGTGHIKSSLLFTDVLEGKIRRLTKHLGITKFRLHVHPFVAAYINQGIISLKIKWHARYGLGFKIIPNQSLSFLEYKFIDENNDEIFMFEDKEMQ
- a CDS encoding LolA family protein, whose translation is MKKIIIALTAICLVTATNVCAQQSQQQADDEKKARAFLDKVAQKYQNDLSADKGIEFTYESSYFQNRQPAGTYKGTIKIKNKKFFINLCALMIWYDGKVFVQRTVSNNQPAQVTIDPSPKKSELDKKNPYAFLTMYKKGYKLSIDENVSYQGMTCKEVHFVSKQSAAEIQEMYAAFDANLNPVSIRLRQGKYNWIRIRVSNFKAGTSIPDKVFHYDEIEGKNKGDIVTRY
- the trxB gene encoding thioredoxin-disulfide reductase produces the protein MIKCLILGSGPAGYTAAIYAGRAGLTPVVYEGLQPGGQLTTTTEIENFPGYPEGVDANVMMADLRKQAERYGAEVRSGIAVKVNLDKAPYKVEFDDGTSEECHTLIIATGAVAKYLGLADEEKYRGEGVSACATCDGFFYRNKQVAVVGGGDTACEEASYLAGLASKVYMIVRKPFLRASKAMQEKVFNNPKIEVLFETNTKGLFGENGVEGAHLIYKKGSPEEKELDIAIDGFFLAIGHKPNSDLFKPWIKTDEQGYIITQDGRPNTDVPGVFAAGDVADPHYRQAITAAASGCKAALEAERYLAEKGIK